Below is a genomic region from Rhinolophus sinicus isolate RSC01 linkage group LG11, ASM3656204v1, whole genome shotgun sequence.
CCCAGGCAGCAATAACCCGAGCAGCTTCTGAGGACAGTCCCTACACCCCCAAGAACTGTAATCCACTACGACCTTTAAGAGGACCCAAGAAAGGAATATGGCAGGCAAAGACCTCAACTTCAATGTGAACTGACAAAGTAACCAATCATCACACCGGGATTTCTGAGCACAGAAATTGGAAGACAGGTGTCTTATTGGGCCTGGGATTCATGACATTATGCAGGAACACACGCGAATCTTAGGCCCGAGCTGGATCTGGTGACAGCATTTCGCCCTAGTCCAAGACAGATGCACAAGGTTTGTCAGAGGGAGAGCAAAGCACCTCATACCTGTCTTGGCCAGCAGGCCCCagactccctcccctccaccccaattTAGGCGGGAAACCTGACTCCATAGGTGGCCTCAGAGCTCAACCAGAGGGCCCACTGTTGAGGCCTATGCATGGACTGGAGCCCACAAGGCACAGGCTGGTCCTGGGGCATCATCTGACAGACACAGTAGCTGCTTTTccaactttatttagaaaaacaaatccagGTCCCAGTGGCCCcgtgccctcccccaccccagccataACTTAAATAACTTAGAGACAGAGTTGAGGGTCGGGCAGGGGTAGGGAGGGAAGAACCCATTACAGCCGCCGCAGCGCCCGCTTCTTGTCCGTCTTCTTCTTGGCCGCCAGCTTCTTGTCACGCTCGCCCGCGTGCTTCTTGGCCATGGGCCCCTCGGCTCCCCCTGGACCCCCAGGGGCCAAGGGGTCAGCGGAGGAGGCCGCAGTGGCGGCACTGGCCAGGGCCCGGCCAGCCTCAGCCCTCCCACTGCTGGGCCCGCCAGCACCCCCATGGATCTCTGTGAGCAGTCGGGCGCGGGCCGCGTACTCCTCGTAGTTCTCCAAGAGCAGGCGGCCCGCCTCCTCATTGAGCGCAGACTCGGGGTTGGGGTGGATCAGCAGGCACTTGATGGTCTGTGGGGAGAGGGCATGGGGTCAGGGTGCCGGGCCAGCCACAGGCCATACCACCCTCCaccctggctgttccctctgctcccaACACTTCCTCCACATCAGACAGTCACCTCCTCCTGGTCTTTGCTCAGTGTCACCCACACAGGCTCACTGCGGCCTTgactggggaggagaaagggacttccccaaggtcactcagAAGGTGAGGAAGACAACTTAGGAACTCACACCTGGGCCTGCTGGACTGCAAAGCTCTTTCCACACCGCTACAGTAAGATGAACAGCCCCTGGGTGGTCACTGGCTTTAACAGAAATCCCAAGTGCAGACTCTGGCTGGGCTAGACCATATGCAAGAAAGGGACCAGGAACGCAAAGGGGCCTTGCCTCTACATTCATTCTAAAAGGAAACCCAGAATGCCCCAGAATGTGCCTGGCCTTGAGCAGGTGACATAACCTTTCTGGACTGTAAAGGAGGGGCAGTGACAGGTGCTACCCGGGGCCGTTGTGACACATGCAAAGCACCCGGCCCAGCCGACATCAAGGACCCAGGATCACACCCTAATTCTGCACCGCACAACAGAGACCCTTCCTGTAGCTTCCTCATGGCCAACCCTGACACAGGGCTGGCACCATGGCCCCCAGGGATCATTGGGGACACTCAGAATTACACTATGCTCGTCGCCAGTGtcccctggcagccaccactgACACTCCAGGGAGAGGGAAacgttgggggtgggggtgggggtggggggagtgtcTGTTTATCTTGGAGTTCAAGCCTCCCAGATGCCCTGCAGGAAATCCCAGTTCTCTGCCCTCCCTACCATCTTCCCCAGGGACTCATGAGAAatccagttttcaaaaaaaacCTTAAGCTTCAAGCAGGAGGGGAGGCAGCCTGTGACCTCAATGCTTTAGGTAGTCTGTGGGGACCTTGGAGCACCACTGTAGTCCAGGGTGTCTCCATCGGGGCCCGACTGACATTGGCTGCTGATCACTAGGGGCCATCCCTGCACTGCAGGGTGTGGAACAGCACCCCTGGTCGCCTGCCCCACTGGATGCGACAATTAAAAATGTCTCTGGACAATGCAAAATGTCAGAGGAAGGGAAGGCAAGGAACCTTACACCTGTCCCCTGGCTGGCAGCTATTGAGAGCAGGCCCCGGGCCTCCTTCCCTCAGACCATTTTAGATGAGAAATCTGACTCCAGAGGTGGGGCAGAATCACCCCGGTTGAGAAACAATGGTTTATGAAACCATTCTGGAATTACGGGGAGATGACTGCACAAACTTTGTGACTACTGAAAAACCCATGAGCTGTATACTTTAGGTGCTCCAAGTACTGAACAACCTGTACAATCACACTTGTCCAGCACTGTCAACCCTTCCAGAATTTTCCAGAAAAGCTGTAAACCTGAATTTGGAAGCCCCCAACCACTTCagagttgattttaaaaaataaataatgcactgATGATGCTGAGATGTCACCGGGGTGTCCAGGCCCAGGGCCCCCAGACCTCACCAGCAGCACATGCCGGATGCCCAGCTCAGCCGTCCAGTCCCTCTTGAGCACGTTGACACAGATCTCGCCATTGGCGCCCACGTTCGGGTGGAAGATCTTGGTCAGGAAGTAGCCCTTGGGTGGGGAGGCGGGAAAGTCCTTCCCCAGCAGGAGTTTCATGCGGAACAGGCCTCCAGCATACGGGGTCCCCTCTGCAGTATGGGGACGGGGACTGGGTCAGGAGGCTCAGGAATCCCAGGCACCCCGCAAACCCCTAAGCTCTGCTGCCTCCTCCACAAGACTGGGGGATTCTGGAGAGCAGGACCAGACTAGGTTCCCAGGGGCTACAGGCATCCCCCTGAGAGGAAGCCCCGATTGTGGCCCCACTTGTGTCGCCACCAAATCTGCCTCTTCTCTTCCAGTAAAGGCCCCAGTCATGCACCCTTCCCAAGAGACAGACACTGGCATCCATTTGTCTTCCTGGAAAAACATCTACTTGGAAGCCTTGCGGGGAAATGATGGGACAGTTGTGAACTCCACGGTTCTCCCTGCCTCAGTCAACAGTTCTCCTGTCCACCCACTTGACCAGATAAAACAGATGTGGGAGCCGGTCTGGACCCATCACTGTTTTTCTCACGCCCTAGTCCCCACATATGACCCATCAGCGGCCAGGCAGGTGACCTCAGGGTCCGATCCTGACTGTCCCCACCTTAGTCCAGCCGAACCACTTCACCCCTCACCTAATGCCACCAGTATTGATGGCTTCCTGCCTGGGCTCCAACTTCGACCCCCCGGAACCCCCAGTCTACCCACTGAAATCAAAGTCAATTCTGTAGAGACCTGTAACACCTGCTTTAAACCTACCAACAACTTCCTTTCCAAACTCCTTACAGAGGTCTATAGGCCCTCAAAGATTTACTCCCTAAAAGCTTCccctgtcctttttctttttgttcttacaAAGCACCCACTGTGCTCCATGAGGGGTAGGGGCAGGGGGAGGATCCCAAAAGGCCCTGAGACAGCACAGGAGGTTTCCTTGACCCCTTCCCCACTGTCCCCTCTCCTGACTGGGTCCTTCACTACACTCTTGGAACATTTTGACGTACTCTGTGCCTTCAACTAACAGCACAAACAAAGTGCGCCTGAAATGATGCGCTAAGTCCGTGCTGGATGAAACAACCAGATGCAGTCACTCGGTTATTACCGTTACATCCCCCAGCACTCTGGCTGGCGAGTTGTCTGTTATGTCCTAAGAGACCCTGACAGCAGGATGGAGTCTGAGGTCGCCAGCCAGGCCCGTCCTCCAGCCTGCTGATGCTGTTCCCACGGCCTGGCACCATCTCCTACTCCCACTGAATTCCTATCTATCTTCCAGGTCTGCCAGCCTTGCCCCAGCCCCAGATAAGGCCCCCGTTAAATGCTCCCGCAGAGACCAGGGTTTTCTCACAATACTCACAGGAAAAGCGTACACAATCATTTGTCACCTTTGCTGTCTGTCCTGCCCTGCAGGCTGAGCACCTCTAGAGTTAAGTAAGAGCCGTGCGGGTCCAGTCTACCATTATGTCCCCAGCAACTGGCAGATTTCAGCTTACAATGGGAGCTTCCTATTCTTATCCTAAAGATGACAAGCAATCTAGGAAGTGCGCCTCTCCCTCTTCCATTCCCACACTCACCAGGGCCCTCAATGGTGACCTGCAAGTCAGTGAGGTCCTCCTCGTTGGGAAAGACCTTGATGCCATCGGGAGGGTCCGTGGTCAGCGTCCTCACTTCCTTGTATACCAGGCGGATGATGTGGGGGGGTAAATTCTCCACGTTGGAGTTCTGGGCACGGAGACAAGAGGGTGAGTGGCCGCAGCGCCCAGCAGGATCTAGGATGCAGTGGCCCCCCCTACTCTTGACCGTGCAGTCCCAGGCGGTCCATCGCACCTGGGCTCGCAGACCCCCACCCAGGATGCTTCAGGCGGCCGTCCCAGGCTGATCTCCCAGTAGAAATGGGGGCGGATCTCCGAGGGGGCTTGCGGATGACTCCACTCTCCCAGAAGCCCCCAGTGCCCGCTCGTAGCCCCCCAAGGACCCCTCATGATTCCGGGTAGGCCACGGCCTACCCTGTTCCTTTCCCCACTAAACCTTGGTGAAACAATCCTAGAAACCCCAGCTCGGGTCTGGAGATGGCGGCCGAGCGGCTCCCGGAACACCCGCGGGCGAGCCACAAAGCCCGGACCTCCCCCCTCCGCCCCAGGGCTCAACCAGGCCTTCACCTCCAATGAACCTCCCAGCCGCCCGAACTTCTGCCCAGCCTACAGGAAGGCCCGTGGACCCATCCCCGGCCGGGGATGCCCAGGCGGGCCCTCTAATACTGTACGCTGCCGCGAGAGGCTCCTGAGACCCCGCCTTCTTCTCCAGGGGGGCCCCCCACTACCCCTCCCGGGTCTGGCCGCAGCGCTCACCATGACTGCGGCCGGCCGGGGGCGGGTCCCCCCGGCCCCCTTCCTGCGCTCTCCGGGCCGCCGGCCGGGGCGGGGGGCCCAACTGCTGCCGCTGCGGCCCTGACGAGGCCCCGGCGGCCCCGCTCCGTTCCCCGCAGCCTCAGACGCCCACCTCCGACAGCACCCGCAACTCCACCCACCCCGGATGCCCGGCCGCACTCAGCCGGCCGCGCGCCCACCGCCACCCTTTTATATCCGGCTACAGGCCGCGCCCCCTCGCACCCTCTGAGCGCCGCGCCTCGACCCGTGACGTCAGCGCGCACGGTCCACAGCATTCGACGCGCTCGCACCCTTTCCGCAAGCTTCGAGCAGAAGCGGGAAAAGTTGTGGAGCGGGCGCGGGCCGACCAATGGGGGCGCGCAGGGGTCGAAATGGGGACCCCGGAGTATGGAGGGGCTGAGACGGGGGAGTCGAGAGGGAAAGAACGCGAGAGGCAATAGGACTGCTGATTGGCCCGTTTGAATGAGACGCCGCCATGGTCCGGCGTACGCACGCGCGCCCAGACGCTCAGGAAATCGCGCACGCGACTAACGGTTGGCCGCGGAGCCCGGGAGGGGCGAGGGGAGGCGGGACTTGGGGGGTTAAACGGATGATGGAAGGCGCTACAGCCAATAGGAAAGCGCAATCGTGGGACGGTGTCCCGAGACTCGCACGGGCCAATCCGTGCCGGAGAAGGCGAAGCCAGGGGGTGGGAGGTTGGAGAGTGACCAATAGGGGCCCTGCTTAGCGCGGGCCAAGCCGCTCACAGCCAACGAAATTCGTTAATTTTGTATATGCATAAAGTGTGCAGGGCGGGGGGCAGGGCGGCCGCGACCCCTCCTTAGCCTGTGGTGGGGGTGGGCGCCGGGAATCGCTCTACTTTTTTCCTTGAGGCGCCATTTTATGTGGGGATTGACCTGTGATATGTGTTGTGTGTTGTGGAGGTTCCAAGACCAGTCAGTGCGACCTTGAAAGCTTGGACGCCTGGCTCTCCGAAGTATGACCCCTGACCCTGGCCAGGTCTCAGTCACAAcgcctggcctcagtttcctcccgtGGGAAATGGGCGCTGGGTTCCCTCGTGATGCCCGAGAAAGAAGAAAGCATCCCCAGGCCTTCAGGGCACCACCCCCCTGGGACCGACCCACAGCCTCCAGGCCTTCGCTACTCACCTTCTCTGTCTGGGAAATGGACACCCAGTTACCGGGAAAGGGGAGCTTCTCCAGGTCTCAGAAAATGGGCTTGCAGTGCCCTGAAAACAGGTCTGTGTTGATGCCAAGAGAGGAGAGACTCAGAGGCTGAAATGGCCTAATTGGCTCATCTGTGCATTGGGATTGTGGTGCCCCTCTCAGGGCCTCTGAGCTCAGTAAAGTAGGGTCCAGCTTGGCCACAGTGTCCTCAAAAGACTCCTGGCTACCACCTTCCCCTCACGGGGCTCCACTTCTGGAAAAGGAGGCAGAAGGGTGTAAAAGACACCCATGGAGTAACACTCATGGTGACAACTAAGGTTGGTGGAGGCCTACCCATGCGGGCCTCTCCCACACCTGACCTTCAATCTTAGCCTGCTGTGTGCAGGCGATGCCTGCCCATTTAAGAACAGACAGGGATACTGAAAGAAGAGCTGGCTCAAGTGACATGCCCTGGCTTCCCCCAACCAGGACAAGGCAGAGGTGATGGTCTGTTTCAGAAACCCACTCAACAGacatgatgatgatggtaatggaTATTGTTTATGACACACTTGCCATGTGTCAGGGCCTGATCTCATGTAACCCTTGCAATAGCCCTGTTAGGATAGTTTATGATTCCCTTCCAGACACCGCCATTCATTCCATGAACTTTTTGAGCTCCTATGATGTGGCAGGAAGGAAGCTGTGGGGATATGACACAGAGTCCAAAGGACAAAACCCCTGTGCTCATGGGGCTTATGTCCTTATAGGGGAGCCAGACAGTAAGCAAGAACGTGTACACCATCATGTGGCCAAGTGATAAATCAGGGTCAGGGGATAGGGAAGATGGGCTGCTATTTGACTTCCACTGGGCAGGAAGGACTCTCTGAGGAAGGGTCACCTGGACTACAGAAAGGTCTATGGGAAAAACATTTCGAGAAAAGGGAACAGCAGCTACAAAGGCCCAGGGAGGGGATTGTGCTTGGTGTGTTTGGGGCACCATCACGAAACCGGTGAGGCTGGGTCAGAGGGAGCTGGGCAGGTGGAGGGCACTGAGGTCAGAGACGTCAGGGGGAGCAGTGGCTTTGTCACATACCTGCGCAGTGTGTGTTCTTTTCCTCGAGCACTGGGGAGCCACGGAGGCTTTGACAGCATGATTCCACGTGACTTAGAGGCAGGAACAAGGGCCAATGGGGAGGTGATTGCAGCCGTCCAAGTGGTTATGCCGGCCGCTCTGACAGGTTGGTGGCAGGGGGATGGGAGAGGCAATGGGGTTTAGTGAAGTCCACAGGAATTGGTGTTAGATTGAACCTGGTatgagagggaggaaagggatgGCCTACACCCTGAACAGTTGAAACCTTTTCAGTAAAGGTTTTTGACGTTGTGGGCCATCAGTCTGCCGAACCTACTCAGCTCTGCTGCCATAGACGATATGTAGATGGAGGGGGTAGGTTTGTTCCAATCAGACTTTGTTTACAGAAACAGGCAGTGGCTGAAGTTGGCCCTCAGGGAGGCTGTCCTTTACCGACCTCTGAAATCCAAACGTGCCCCACCCCTGCTAAAAACCCTCCAAGAGCCCCCCCTCCATACTTAATTTTGAATCAATCCCAAACTCGCATGAGGTCCATCAGCACACTCTCCCTGAGGCCCCCTTGGCCTTCTTTCTGTGTGTCCCTGGTCTAAGCCAAGCTCTGTCTCACCTGAAGACATTCACATGTGATTCCCCTGTACCTGGAGAGCTTTCCACCTCCTCTTCTGTCCTCCTGTGTCCTTGGCTCACCTTAAAATGTCACCTCTCAGATCAGCTTCCTTTGCCTCCACTTTCACACTGTTCACATCACCCTCTATGATCTTTGTGGTCCATTAGAATTTGTAATTACTTGTTTACATATTTGTCTCTGTCTCCCTATCTAAATCAGACCCAGGAGAGCAGGGACTGTGTCCTCAGCCCCTTCTGGAATGCCTGACAGATTGaaggtgttcaacaaatatttattgagtacctactatgtgccaggcacctttCTGGGTGCttgggatatagcagtgaacagaCGAAGAAGATATTTGCTCTTGTGGGGCTTACCatggtggggaagacagacacaaaaacgaaataaaataagtgaaatgcgTTGTATGTCACAAGGGAGCGAGTGttgtggaaaaagagaaaagtagagCAGGGAACAGGCTCAGAGTACCAGGTTGTGCAGATGCCCTGGTGAATTTTAAGCCAGGTGGCCAGAGTAGGCCTCACCAAACAGGTGTCACTTGAACCCAGCTTTGAAGAAGGGAGGAAGTTAGCTATGTACTTCTCaaaggaagagcattccaggcagtgggaacagctGGAGCCTAGGTCCACATTACAGAAGCTGCAAGGAGGCAGGTATGGTTGGAACAGTGCGCAAGGGGGAGGGTGTGGGGCCATGAGGTCAGAGAGATGTATGAGGTCAAGGTTGGGGAGGGGTCATCATGCAAGTCCTTCAAAACCATGGTGAGGACTCTGGCCTTTCCTCAGAGGGAGTAGGGAGCCACTGCAgtattttgagcagaggagtgctGTGGTCTGACTCAGGTTTTCCCAGGTCACTGACTGCTGGGTGAAGAGAATGAACGGGGGtaagggcagaggcagggaggccgAGGAGGAGGCTGTTGCAGTGACCCTGAGAAGTGGCAGTAGTGGTCAAAAAAGagacacaaatggccaataagcacatgacaagatgttcagcatcaccagccaccagggaaatgcaagtcaaaccACAGTGACACCCCACTTCATACAACCAGATGGCTATgatcaaaaagtcagataataatagtgttggggaggatgtggggaATTGGAACACTCACACatagctggtgggaatgaaaatggtgcagctgcttcgGAAAagagtctggcagttcctcaaatggttaaacgtagagttaccatatggcccagcaattccactggtAGGTATGTAccccagagaaaggaaaacatggctATACAAAAACtcacacacaaatgttcatagtggcATTATTCACAGCACCCAAAAGGTGGAGACAACccatgttcatcaactgatgagtggataaaccaGCTGTGGCACATccgcacaatggaatattatacggCCGTAGAAAAGAAGGAGGCACTAACATTCACTACAACATGAGTGAACTTTGAAAATGATTCTCAGTGAGAGGAGCCAGTTACAAGGGACTACATATCGTGtgactccatttacatgaaatgtccagaacaggcaaatccatacagacagaaagattagtggttgcctagggctgggggatTGGGGAATAGGGAGCTGAAAGTTAATGGGTATAGAtcttcttttggggatgatgaaaatgtcctaaaattgattgtggtgatggttacacaattctaaatatactaaaaaccactgacttaTACACTTTAAATCTGTGAGTTGTATGTGTGGTATAAAtaaacctgttttgttttttaagaattgaAAAGAATGATAGGAGGAACTGGAAAGCAGCCAGAAGGGCGGGTAAAGAGAGAGATGTGagggaagaatgttccaggctcagagaggtgtgCATGGAGGCGCCAGGCTTTGTGGGCCTAAGGGCCACGGGCAAGGGCTCGGTAGAGCCCTAGGGAACCAGTGAGGAATTCTGACTAGGAGGTGTGAGTGGATTTCGTACTCACACTGAGACTCTAGCTTGGGGCCACTGGGTAGAGACTGGGCTGGAGGCTCAGGTGGAAGCAGGAAATCCAGCTGTGAGTTGGTTATGACTTGGGCTAGGGTGGTAACCATGGTGTTCGGAGAGAAGCAGGTG
It encodes:
- the UBE2S gene encoding ubiquitin-conjugating enzyme E2 S, which gives rise to MNSNVENLPPHIIRLVYKEVRTLTTDPPDGIKVFPNEEDLTDLQVTIEGPEGTPYAGGLFRMKLLLGKDFPASPPKGYFLTKIFHPNVGANGEICVNVLKRDWTAELGIRHVLLTIKCLLIHPNPESALNEEAGRLLLENYEEYAARARLLTEIHGGAGGPSSGRAEAGRALASAATAASSADPLAPGGPGGAEGPMAKKHAGERDKKLAAKKKTDKKRALRRL